From a single Glycine soja cultivar W05 chromosome 19, ASM419377v2, whole genome shotgun sequence genomic region:
- the LOC114400292 gene encoding uncharacterized protein LOC114400292 isoform X1, whose product MEPTSVAQAMEWSIQLEMGLRSTKPGVPVKAISDMEPRLQQWSTEPEFGIAPYAMFGLVPGEDKLFANTILLRLVDAFRGGDIETKLSVVRVFLSERKHRDKEKKKQCKGLLSEAKVANHLELLKRVKSVFDSGELKSKALALVLFGCWADFVKDNAQIRYLIFSSLVSPHDCEVRASLYATGCICEISDDFASISVEMLFNIMNSSSVPLPIKLDAAQVLAKCKSSYSVAYKAYKTGMELVLNSSDEEFLVAMLFSLSKLACILIPCISYQVDFLLSFLNRDRTSHVQDTTLKCLHFLFRRGLYEHSDNLGLIRGLFSIMEGPEISLAMQYKALRVLHKVLLSIPPSSLHKELREFVRLLTVVENASQYPASRKRCLSIRILADLCCRTKDIADIDEVFCCSLPSRVISLIKDHIKLLLKTLLEGCQNDLTIFQELQGLLKILLNIVERHPNLGSLVLDSLKQVIEYLVTVASTNCAVPSTLLTINFTEEKKSFILKLFCKIYRFLVAFLENFYIVGAINTKVFSEVNILVGLVCQCSLIDCYTYTLYHLLLHSQPICDGLVHEIDETHLASCCTMFVNKVLTGTNDWTAYKVGAHAACQGEWLLATNIFRTLIEKVKSDSCCSWLKALFHYAHSEGKIQLLSQPKQGTTSMELMETIKFPITSCDYKGDTCPRLARSINDCNYYDQLTQSHMAVFSSLKILEASVTSSQAFCFQRWFLSLRARVLENLVGVLGALREVSLNVAQNFNQVEIESSDKLQCLKSYQDITQASLQLFRLVEEFDLLRASFIGMDSETSAVLAAHGLSCSILAFATAFGVSNIDQHSQRILIGGKTSNLQALTIQSLRRLFWSVDHETRASFSLLLNYFHPNENCLSPLPSYQNWNIGYKDREVLNVCSYAISGAVRLFEKIAPQFTENALSLTFNTLMKWMHIHFRLPRYFFKVRPFIGSKLFVHNKDSSNGVDISVSQGSHLTLNICLQLKNVPPKLLVKSTKLYCILHVPCGQRQAPGNSHSGYEAWKDDEIVEMNQKLFCLVLDSAAGKRRIGMRSRGHGNSRAVETFMDFRPNEKGQGFSHCSLDVSNFPVGSYRIKWHSCLVDSQDSYWSLLPFNSGPVFFVIKPRVG is encoded by the exons ATGGAACCAACTTCCGTTGCTCAAGCCATGGAATGGAGCATTCAACTAGAAATGGGTCTCCGATCTACCAAACCTG GTGTTCCTGTGAAAGCCATATCAGATATGGAGCCTCGCCTTCAGCAATGGAGTACAGAGCCTGAATTTGGCATTGCTCCCTATGCCATGTTTGGTCTTGTTCCAGGTGAAGATAAGTTATTTGCCAATACCATCCTCTTGCGCCTTGTTGATGCCTTTAGAGGAGGTGACATAGAGACAAAACTTTCAGTTGTTAGGGTTTTCTTGTCTGAACGGAAACACCGTgataaagagaagaaaaaacagTGTAAAGGATTGCTGTCAGAGGCCAAAGTAGCTAATCACTTGGAGTTGTTGAAGAGAGTGAAATCTGTTTTTGATAGTGGGGAATTGAAGTCGAAGGCATTGGCTTTGGTTCTGTTTGGTTGTTGGGCTGATTTTGTGAAAGACAATGCTCAGATACGATACTTGATATTTTCTAGCCTTGTTTCTCCTCATGATTGTGAG GTGAGAGCATCTTTGTATGCCACTGGGTGCATTTGTGAGATATCAGATGATTTTGCATCTATTTCAGTGGAGATGCTATTCAATATAATGAATTCATCTTCAGTGCCTTTGCCTATAAAGTTGGATGCAGCTCAAGTTTTGGCAAAATGCAAATCTTCTTATTCAGTTGCTTATAAAGCATATAAG ACAGGTATGGAGTTGGTACTAAATTCCTCGGATGAAGAATTTTTGGTTGCCATGTTATTCTCACTCTCAAAATTGGCTTGCATTTTAATTCCTTGTATCTCTTATCAA GTGgactttcttctttcatttctcaACCGAGACAGAACTTCACATGTACAAGACACGACGTTAAAATGCTTGCATTTTTTATTCCGAAGAGGATTGTATGAACACTCAGATAATTTAGGTCTAATTCGGGGGTTATTTTCCATAATGGAGGGACCTGAAATTTCATTGGCCATGCAATATAAAGCTCTAAGGGTCTTGCACAAG GTTCTTCTTTCAATTCCACCTTCTTCACTTCACAAGGAACTTCGTGAGTTTGTCAGGCTTCTAACTGTTGTTGAGAATGCAAGTCAATATCCAGCCTCAAGGAAGAGGTGTTTGTCAATTCGTATTCTGGCAGATTTGTGTTGTAGGACGAAGGATATAGCAGATATTGACGAAGTTTTTTGTTGTTCTTTGCCATCGCGTGTTATCTCCCTAATCAAAGATCATATCAAACTTTTGTTGAAGACATTGTTGGAAGGTTGTCAAAATGATTtgacaatttttcaagagctCCAGGGTTTGCTAAAGATTCTTCTAAATATTGTTGAAAGACACCCTAATCTTGGTTCTTTGGTACTTGATAGCTTAAAACAAGTGATTGAATATCTTGTGACTGTTGCATCTACTAATTGTGCAGTACCATCAACTCTTTTGACCATAAATTTTACAGAAGAGAAAAAatcctttattttaaaacttttctgCAAGATATACAGATTTCTGGTGGCCTTCcttgaaaatttttatatagTTGGTGCTATCAATACCAAAGTGTTCAGTGAAGTGAATATTTTGGTTGGACTTGTGTGCCAGTGTAGTTTAATTGATTGCTATACATACACACTGTACCATCTACTGTTGCACAGTCAACCTATTTGTGATGGCTTGGTCCATGAGATTGATGAAACACACCTAGCTAGTTGTTGCACAATGTTTGTAAACAAAGTCTTGACAGGAACAAATGATTGGACTGCTTATAAGGTTGGTGCTCATGCAGCGTGTCAGGGTGAATGGTTGCTAGCTACTAATATATTCAGGACGTTAATAGAGAAAGTGAAGTCTGATTCTTGCTGTAGCTGGTTAAAAGCATTATTCCATTATGCTCATTCTGAAGGAAAAATCCAACTTCTTAGTCAACCAAAACAGGGAACCACCTCAATGGAGTTGATGGAGACTATCAAATTTCCTATAACATCATGTGATTACAAGGGTGATACATGTCCAAGACTTGCTAGGAGTATCAATGATTGTAATTACTATGATCAGCTTACTCAGTCTCATATGGCAGTTTTCTCTTCCTTGAAAATTTTAGAAGCGTCCGTGACAAGTTCTCAAGCATTTTGTTTTCAGAGGTGGTTTTTATCATTAAGAGCTAGAGTGTTGGAAAATTTAGTGGGTGTGCTTGGAGCTTTGAGGGAAGTTTCATTGAATGTAGCTCAGAATTTCAATCAGGTAGAGATTGAGAGTAGTGATAAGCTTCAATGCCTGAAATCTTATCAAGATATTACTCAAGCTTCTTTACAATTGTTCAGACTAGTAGAAGAATTTGATCTACTTAGAGCATCTTTCATTGGGATGGACAGTGAAACTTCTGCAGTCCTTGCAGCTCATGGTCTGAGTTGTTCAATATTAGCATTTGCAACTGCTTTTGGAGTGTCTAACATAGACCAACATTCTCAGAGAATTTTAATTGGTGGCAAAACCTCTAATTTACAGGCTTTGACAATACAAAGTTTAAGGAGGCTATTTTGGAGTGTGGATCATGAAACCCGAGCAAGTTTCTCTTTGCTGTTGAATTATTTTCACCCAAATGAGAACTGTTTATCCCCGCTGCCTAGTTACCAAAATTGGAACATTGGTTATAAAGACAGAGAGGTGCTAAATGTTTGTAGTTATGCCATCTCTGGTGCTGTCCGCTTGTTTGAGAAAATTGCACCTCAGTTTACTGAGAACGCTTTATCACTAACTTTCAATACTTTGATGAAATGGATGCACATTCATTTTCGGCTTCCCAGGTACTTCTTCAAAGTAAG GCCATTCATTGGGTCGAAGCTTTTTGTCCACAATAAGGACTCTAGTAATGGGGTTGATATATCTGTTTCGCAAGGCTCCCACCTAACACTGAATATTTGTCTTCAATTGAAGAATGTGCCACCAAAACTCCTGGTTAAGTCAACTAAGTTGTACTGCATCCTTCATGTCCCATGTGGACAAAGACAAGCCCCAGGGAACTCACACTCTGGATATGAAGCTTGGAAAGATGATGAAATTGTTGAAATGAACCAGAAGTTGTTTTGCCTTGTCTTGGATAGTGCGGCAGGCAAGAGAAGAATTGGCATGCGTAGTAGGGGCCATGGTAATAGTAGGGCCGTGGAGACATTTATGGATTTTAGACCTAATGAGAAAGGGCAGGGGTTTTCACATTGCTCACTTGATGTGTCTAACTTTCCCGTAGGTTCTTATAGAATCAAATGGCATAGCTGTTTGGTCGATAGTCAAGATTCCTATTGGAGCCTCCTTCCTTTCAACTCAGGTCctgtattttttgttataaaacccAGGGTTGGCTAA
- the LOC114400292 gene encoding uncharacterized protein LOC114400292 isoform X2 yields the protein MEPTSVAQAMEWSIQLEMGLRSTKPGVPVKAISDMEPRLQQWSTEPEFGIAPYAMFGLVPGEDKLFANTILLRLVDAFRGGDIETKLSVVRVFLSERKHRDKEKKKQCKGLLSEAKVANHLELLKRVKSVFDSGELKSKALALVLFGCWADFVKDNAQIRYLIFSSLVSPHDCEVRASLYATGCICEISDDFASISVEMLFNIMNSSSVPLPIKLDAAQVLAKCKSSYSVAYKAYKTGMELVLNSSDEEFLVAMLFSLSKLACILIPCISYQVDFLLSFLNRDRTSHVQDTTLKCLHFLFRRGLYEHSDNLGLIRGLFSIMEGPEISLAMQYKALRVLHKVLLSIPPSSLHKELREFVRLLTVVENASQYPASRKRCLSIRILADLCCRTKDIADIDEVFCCSLPSRVISLIKDHIKLLLKTLLEGCQNDLTIFQELQGLLKILLNIVERHPNLGSLVLDSLKQVIEYLVTVASTNCAVPSTLLTINFTEEKKSFILKLFCKIYRFLVAFLENFYIVGAINTKVFSEVNILVGLVCQCSLIDCYTYTLYHLLLHSQPICDGLVHEIDETHLASCCTMFVNKVLTGTNDWTAYKVGAHAACQGEWLLATNIFRTLIEKVKSDSCCSWLKALFHYAHSEGKIQLLSQPKQGTTSMELMETIKFPITSCDYKGDTCPRLARSINDCNYYDQLTQSHMAVFSSLKILEASVTSSQAFCFQRWFLSLRARVLENLVGVLGALREVSLNVAQNFNQVEIESSDKLQCLKSYQDITQASLQLFRLVEEFDLLRASFIGMDSETSAVLAAHGLSCSILAFATAFGVSNIDQHSQRILIGGKTSNLQALTIQSLRRLFWSVDHETRASFSLLLNYFHPNENCLSPLPSYQNWNIGYKDREVLNVCSYAISGAVRLFEKIAPQFTENALSLTFNTLMKWMHIHFRLPRPFIGSKLFVHNKDSSNGVDISVSQGSHLTLNICLQLKNVPPKLLVKSTKLYCILHVPCGQRQAPGNSHSGYEAWKDDEIVEMNQKLFCLVLDSAAGKRRIGMRSRGHGNSRAVETFMDFRPNEKGQGFSHCSLDVSNFPVGSYRIKWHSCLVDSQDSYWSLLPFNSGPVFFVIKPRVG from the exons ATGGAACCAACTTCCGTTGCTCAAGCCATGGAATGGAGCATTCAACTAGAAATGGGTCTCCGATCTACCAAACCTG GTGTTCCTGTGAAAGCCATATCAGATATGGAGCCTCGCCTTCAGCAATGGAGTACAGAGCCTGAATTTGGCATTGCTCCCTATGCCATGTTTGGTCTTGTTCCAGGTGAAGATAAGTTATTTGCCAATACCATCCTCTTGCGCCTTGTTGATGCCTTTAGAGGAGGTGACATAGAGACAAAACTTTCAGTTGTTAGGGTTTTCTTGTCTGAACGGAAACACCGTgataaagagaagaaaaaacagTGTAAAGGATTGCTGTCAGAGGCCAAAGTAGCTAATCACTTGGAGTTGTTGAAGAGAGTGAAATCTGTTTTTGATAGTGGGGAATTGAAGTCGAAGGCATTGGCTTTGGTTCTGTTTGGTTGTTGGGCTGATTTTGTGAAAGACAATGCTCAGATACGATACTTGATATTTTCTAGCCTTGTTTCTCCTCATGATTGTGAG GTGAGAGCATCTTTGTATGCCACTGGGTGCATTTGTGAGATATCAGATGATTTTGCATCTATTTCAGTGGAGATGCTATTCAATATAATGAATTCATCTTCAGTGCCTTTGCCTATAAAGTTGGATGCAGCTCAAGTTTTGGCAAAATGCAAATCTTCTTATTCAGTTGCTTATAAAGCATATAAG ACAGGTATGGAGTTGGTACTAAATTCCTCGGATGAAGAATTTTTGGTTGCCATGTTATTCTCACTCTCAAAATTGGCTTGCATTTTAATTCCTTGTATCTCTTATCAA GTGgactttcttctttcatttctcaACCGAGACAGAACTTCACATGTACAAGACACGACGTTAAAATGCTTGCATTTTTTATTCCGAAGAGGATTGTATGAACACTCAGATAATTTAGGTCTAATTCGGGGGTTATTTTCCATAATGGAGGGACCTGAAATTTCATTGGCCATGCAATATAAAGCTCTAAGGGTCTTGCACAAG GTTCTTCTTTCAATTCCACCTTCTTCACTTCACAAGGAACTTCGTGAGTTTGTCAGGCTTCTAACTGTTGTTGAGAATGCAAGTCAATATCCAGCCTCAAGGAAGAGGTGTTTGTCAATTCGTATTCTGGCAGATTTGTGTTGTAGGACGAAGGATATAGCAGATATTGACGAAGTTTTTTGTTGTTCTTTGCCATCGCGTGTTATCTCCCTAATCAAAGATCATATCAAACTTTTGTTGAAGACATTGTTGGAAGGTTGTCAAAATGATTtgacaatttttcaagagctCCAGGGTTTGCTAAAGATTCTTCTAAATATTGTTGAAAGACACCCTAATCTTGGTTCTTTGGTACTTGATAGCTTAAAACAAGTGATTGAATATCTTGTGACTGTTGCATCTACTAATTGTGCAGTACCATCAACTCTTTTGACCATAAATTTTACAGAAGAGAAAAAatcctttattttaaaacttttctgCAAGATATACAGATTTCTGGTGGCCTTCcttgaaaatttttatatagTTGGTGCTATCAATACCAAAGTGTTCAGTGAAGTGAATATTTTGGTTGGACTTGTGTGCCAGTGTAGTTTAATTGATTGCTATACATACACACTGTACCATCTACTGTTGCACAGTCAACCTATTTGTGATGGCTTGGTCCATGAGATTGATGAAACACACCTAGCTAGTTGTTGCACAATGTTTGTAAACAAAGTCTTGACAGGAACAAATGATTGGACTGCTTATAAGGTTGGTGCTCATGCAGCGTGTCAGGGTGAATGGTTGCTAGCTACTAATATATTCAGGACGTTAATAGAGAAAGTGAAGTCTGATTCTTGCTGTAGCTGGTTAAAAGCATTATTCCATTATGCTCATTCTGAAGGAAAAATCCAACTTCTTAGTCAACCAAAACAGGGAACCACCTCAATGGAGTTGATGGAGACTATCAAATTTCCTATAACATCATGTGATTACAAGGGTGATACATGTCCAAGACTTGCTAGGAGTATCAATGATTGTAATTACTATGATCAGCTTACTCAGTCTCATATGGCAGTTTTCTCTTCCTTGAAAATTTTAGAAGCGTCCGTGACAAGTTCTCAAGCATTTTGTTTTCAGAGGTGGTTTTTATCATTAAGAGCTAGAGTGTTGGAAAATTTAGTGGGTGTGCTTGGAGCTTTGAGGGAAGTTTCATTGAATGTAGCTCAGAATTTCAATCAGGTAGAGATTGAGAGTAGTGATAAGCTTCAATGCCTGAAATCTTATCAAGATATTACTCAAGCTTCTTTACAATTGTTCAGACTAGTAGAAGAATTTGATCTACTTAGAGCATCTTTCATTGGGATGGACAGTGAAACTTCTGCAGTCCTTGCAGCTCATGGTCTGAGTTGTTCAATATTAGCATTTGCAACTGCTTTTGGAGTGTCTAACATAGACCAACATTCTCAGAGAATTTTAATTGGTGGCAAAACCTCTAATTTACAGGCTTTGACAATACAAAGTTTAAGGAGGCTATTTTGGAGTGTGGATCATGAAACCCGAGCAAGTTTCTCTTTGCTGTTGAATTATTTTCACCCAAATGAGAACTGTTTATCCCCGCTGCCTAGTTACCAAAATTGGAACATTGGTTATAAAGACAGAGAGGTGCTAAATGTTTGTAGTTATGCCATCTCTGGTGCTGTCCGCTTGTTTGAGAAAATTGCACCTCAGTTTACTGAGAACGCTTTATCACTAACTTTCAATACTTTGATGAAATGGATGCACATTCATTTTCGGCTTCCCAG GCCATTCATTGGGTCGAAGCTTTTTGTCCACAATAAGGACTCTAGTAATGGGGTTGATATATCTGTTTCGCAAGGCTCCCACCTAACACTGAATATTTGTCTTCAATTGAAGAATGTGCCACCAAAACTCCTGGTTAAGTCAACTAAGTTGTACTGCATCCTTCATGTCCCATGTGGACAAAGACAAGCCCCAGGGAACTCACACTCTGGATATGAAGCTTGGAAAGATGATGAAATTGTTGAAATGAACCAGAAGTTGTTTTGCCTTGTCTTGGATAGTGCGGCAGGCAAGAGAAGAATTGGCATGCGTAGTAGGGGCCATGGTAATAGTAGGGCCGTGGAGACATTTATGGATTTTAGACCTAATGAGAAAGGGCAGGGGTTTTCACATTGCTCACTTGATGTGTCTAACTTTCCCGTAGGTTCTTATAGAATCAAATGGCATAGCTGTTTGGTCGATAGTCAAGATTCCTATTGGAGCCTCCTTCCTTTCAACTCAGGTCctgtattttttgttataaaacccAGGGTTGGCTAA
- the LOC114400292 gene encoding uncharacterized protein LOC114400292 isoform X4: protein MEPTSVAQAMEWSIQLEMGLRSTKPGVPVKAISDMEPRLQQWSTEPEFGIAPYAMFGLVPGEDKLFANTILLRLVDAFRGGDIETKLSVVRVFLSERKHRDKEKKKQCKGLLSEAKVANHLELLKRVKSVFDSGELKSKALALVLFGCWADFVKDNAQIRYLIFSSLVSPHDCEVRASLYATGCICEISDDFASISVEMLFNIMNSSSVPLPIKLDAAQVLAKCKSSYSVAYKAYKTGMELVLNSSDEEFLVAMLFSLSKLACILIPCISYQVDFLLSFLNRDRTSHVQDTTLKCLHFLFRRGLYEHSDNLGLIRGLFSIMEGPEISLAMQYKALRVLHKVLLSIPPSSLHKELREFVRLLTVVENASQYPASRKRCLSIRILADLCCRTKDIADIDEVFCCSLPSRVISLIKDHIKLLLKTLLEGCQNDLTIFQELQGLLKILLNIVERHPNLGSLVLDSLKQVIEYLVTVASTNCAVPSTLLTINFTEEKKSFILKLFCKIYRFLVAFLENFYIVGAINTKVFSEVNILVGLVCQCSLIDCYTYTLYHLLLHSQPICDGLVHEIDETHLASCCTMFVNKVLTGTNDWTAYKVGAHAACQGEWLLATNIFRTLIEKVKSDSCCSWLKALFHYAHSEGKIQLLSQPKQGTTSMELMETIKFPITSCDYKGDTCPRLARSINDCNYYDQLTQSHMAVFSSLKILEASVTSSQAFCFQRWFLSLRARVLENLVGVLGALREVSLNVAQNFNQVEIESSDKLQCLKSYQDITQASLQLFRLVEEFDLLRASFIGMDSETSAVLAAHGLSCSILAFATAFGVSNIDQHSQRILIGGKTSNLQALTIQSLRRLFWSVDHETRASFSLLLNYFHPNENCLSPLPSYQNWNIGYKDREVLNVCSYAISGAVRLFEKIAPQFTENALSLTFNTLMKWMHIHFRLPRYFFKVRPFIGSKLFVHNKDSSNGVDISVSQGSHLTLNICLQLKNVPPKLLVKSTKLYCILHVPCGQRQAPGNSHSGYEAWKDDEIVEMNQKLFCLVLDSAAGKRRIGMRSRGHGSYRIKWHSCLVDSQDSYWSLLPFNSGPVFFVIKPRVG, encoded by the exons ATGGAACCAACTTCCGTTGCTCAAGCCATGGAATGGAGCATTCAACTAGAAATGGGTCTCCGATCTACCAAACCTG GTGTTCCTGTGAAAGCCATATCAGATATGGAGCCTCGCCTTCAGCAATGGAGTACAGAGCCTGAATTTGGCATTGCTCCCTATGCCATGTTTGGTCTTGTTCCAGGTGAAGATAAGTTATTTGCCAATACCATCCTCTTGCGCCTTGTTGATGCCTTTAGAGGAGGTGACATAGAGACAAAACTTTCAGTTGTTAGGGTTTTCTTGTCTGAACGGAAACACCGTgataaagagaagaaaaaacagTGTAAAGGATTGCTGTCAGAGGCCAAAGTAGCTAATCACTTGGAGTTGTTGAAGAGAGTGAAATCTGTTTTTGATAGTGGGGAATTGAAGTCGAAGGCATTGGCTTTGGTTCTGTTTGGTTGTTGGGCTGATTTTGTGAAAGACAATGCTCAGATACGATACTTGATATTTTCTAGCCTTGTTTCTCCTCATGATTGTGAG GTGAGAGCATCTTTGTATGCCACTGGGTGCATTTGTGAGATATCAGATGATTTTGCATCTATTTCAGTGGAGATGCTATTCAATATAATGAATTCATCTTCAGTGCCTTTGCCTATAAAGTTGGATGCAGCTCAAGTTTTGGCAAAATGCAAATCTTCTTATTCAGTTGCTTATAAAGCATATAAG ACAGGTATGGAGTTGGTACTAAATTCCTCGGATGAAGAATTTTTGGTTGCCATGTTATTCTCACTCTCAAAATTGGCTTGCATTTTAATTCCTTGTATCTCTTATCAA GTGgactttcttctttcatttctcaACCGAGACAGAACTTCACATGTACAAGACACGACGTTAAAATGCTTGCATTTTTTATTCCGAAGAGGATTGTATGAACACTCAGATAATTTAGGTCTAATTCGGGGGTTATTTTCCATAATGGAGGGACCTGAAATTTCATTGGCCATGCAATATAAAGCTCTAAGGGTCTTGCACAAG GTTCTTCTTTCAATTCCACCTTCTTCACTTCACAAGGAACTTCGTGAGTTTGTCAGGCTTCTAACTGTTGTTGAGAATGCAAGTCAATATCCAGCCTCAAGGAAGAGGTGTTTGTCAATTCGTATTCTGGCAGATTTGTGTTGTAGGACGAAGGATATAGCAGATATTGACGAAGTTTTTTGTTGTTCTTTGCCATCGCGTGTTATCTCCCTAATCAAAGATCATATCAAACTTTTGTTGAAGACATTGTTGGAAGGTTGTCAAAATGATTtgacaatttttcaagagctCCAGGGTTTGCTAAAGATTCTTCTAAATATTGTTGAAAGACACCCTAATCTTGGTTCTTTGGTACTTGATAGCTTAAAACAAGTGATTGAATATCTTGTGACTGTTGCATCTACTAATTGTGCAGTACCATCAACTCTTTTGACCATAAATTTTACAGAAGAGAAAAAatcctttattttaaaacttttctgCAAGATATACAGATTTCTGGTGGCCTTCcttgaaaatttttatatagTTGGTGCTATCAATACCAAAGTGTTCAGTGAAGTGAATATTTTGGTTGGACTTGTGTGCCAGTGTAGTTTAATTGATTGCTATACATACACACTGTACCATCTACTGTTGCACAGTCAACCTATTTGTGATGGCTTGGTCCATGAGATTGATGAAACACACCTAGCTAGTTGTTGCACAATGTTTGTAAACAAAGTCTTGACAGGAACAAATGATTGGACTGCTTATAAGGTTGGTGCTCATGCAGCGTGTCAGGGTGAATGGTTGCTAGCTACTAATATATTCAGGACGTTAATAGAGAAAGTGAAGTCTGATTCTTGCTGTAGCTGGTTAAAAGCATTATTCCATTATGCTCATTCTGAAGGAAAAATCCAACTTCTTAGTCAACCAAAACAGGGAACCACCTCAATGGAGTTGATGGAGACTATCAAATTTCCTATAACATCATGTGATTACAAGGGTGATACATGTCCAAGACTTGCTAGGAGTATCAATGATTGTAATTACTATGATCAGCTTACTCAGTCTCATATGGCAGTTTTCTCTTCCTTGAAAATTTTAGAAGCGTCCGTGACAAGTTCTCAAGCATTTTGTTTTCAGAGGTGGTTTTTATCATTAAGAGCTAGAGTGTTGGAAAATTTAGTGGGTGTGCTTGGAGCTTTGAGGGAAGTTTCATTGAATGTAGCTCAGAATTTCAATCAGGTAGAGATTGAGAGTAGTGATAAGCTTCAATGCCTGAAATCTTATCAAGATATTACTCAAGCTTCTTTACAATTGTTCAGACTAGTAGAAGAATTTGATCTACTTAGAGCATCTTTCATTGGGATGGACAGTGAAACTTCTGCAGTCCTTGCAGCTCATGGTCTGAGTTGTTCAATATTAGCATTTGCAACTGCTTTTGGAGTGTCTAACATAGACCAACATTCTCAGAGAATTTTAATTGGTGGCAAAACCTCTAATTTACAGGCTTTGACAATACAAAGTTTAAGGAGGCTATTTTGGAGTGTGGATCATGAAACCCGAGCAAGTTTCTCTTTGCTGTTGAATTATTTTCACCCAAATGAGAACTGTTTATCCCCGCTGCCTAGTTACCAAAATTGGAACATTGGTTATAAAGACAGAGAGGTGCTAAATGTTTGTAGTTATGCCATCTCTGGTGCTGTCCGCTTGTTTGAGAAAATTGCACCTCAGTTTACTGAGAACGCTTTATCACTAACTTTCAATACTTTGATGAAATGGATGCACATTCATTTTCGGCTTCCCAGGTACTTCTTCAAAGTAAG GCCATTCATTGGGTCGAAGCTTTTTGTCCACAATAAGGACTCTAGTAATGGGGTTGATATATCTGTTTCGCAAGGCTCCCACCTAACACTGAATATTTGTCTTCAATTGAAGAATGTGCCACCAAAACTCCTGGTTAAGTCAACTAAGTTGTACTGCATCCTTCATGTCCCATGTGGACAAAGACAAGCCCCAGGGAACTCACACTCTGGATATGAAGCTTGGAAAGATGATGAAATTGTTGAAATGAACCAGAAGTTGTTTTGCCTTGTCTTGGATAGTGCGGCAGGCAAGAGAAGAATTGGCATGCGTAGTAGGGGCCATG GTTCTTATAGAATCAAATGGCATAGCTGTTTGGTCGATAGTCAAGATTCCTATTGGAGCCTCCTTCCTTTCAACTCAGGTCctgtattttttgttataaaacccAGGGTTGGCTAA